Proteins from a genomic interval of uncultured Desulfuromusa sp.:
- a CDS encoding LysR substrate-binding domain-containing protein, which yields MELRSIRYFLAVADELHFGRAAKRLHMSQPPLSQQIIKLEEELDIALFIRDKRNVKLTKAGENFARHCQNVLSLIDYAVEDARAVSRGKSGLVSIGYVGPAMDSCLPSFLRNFKKTYPAVKVVLKHLNTKTQLEQIQKGLLDVGFLRFYGQEPKNLQLYPVHKETYLAAVPIQHPYAEKEQIAINEIVSEPLIFYPRSIQPDLYDTWLKIFRKTGKIPHIAEEAESYQTILSLVAAGFGLAIVPESTTQQQKPGVTTVAIKDNIPELVITACHLKNTDNPVVNSFIDYILENSIE from the coding sequence ATGGAATTGAGAAGTATCAGGTATTTCCTGGCTGTTGCAGATGAATTACATTTTGGCAGAGCAGCCAAACGGCTGCATATGTCGCAACCACCCTTGAGCCAACAAATCATTAAATTGGAAGAAGAGTTGGATATCGCTCTTTTTATAAGAGATAAAAGAAATGTCAAACTGACAAAGGCGGGAGAGAATTTCGCCAGGCACTGCCAAAACGTTTTATCCCTTATAGATTACGCTGTGGAAGATGCGCGTGCTGTCTCCAGAGGAAAAAGCGGTCTGGTATCAATCGGCTATGTCGGGCCTGCTATGGATAGTTGTTTGCCCTCTTTTCTGCGGAACTTCAAAAAGACTTATCCGGCTGTCAAGGTAGTATTAAAACATCTCAATACCAAAACACAGCTTGAGCAGATCCAGAAAGGTCTTTTGGATGTCGGTTTTTTACGGTTCTACGGCCAAGAACCCAAAAATCTGCAACTCTATCCTGTTCATAAAGAAACTTATCTGGCCGCAGTTCCGATCCAGCACCCTTATGCAGAAAAAGAACAGATAGCTATTAATGAAATTGTAAGCGAGCCACTTATTTTTTATCCCCGGTCCATCCAACCCGACCTGTATGATACCTGGTTAAAAATATTCAGAAAAACCGGAAAAATACCACATATTGCCGAAGAAGCTGAGTCTTATCAAACAATCCTATCGCTGGTCGCAGCAGGATTCGGTTTGGCAATTGTGCCTGAATCCACAACCCAACAACAGAAGCCGGGAGTAACAACAGTAGCGATAAAGGACAATATTCCTGAACTTGTGATCACAGCGTGTCACTTGAAAAATACAGACAACCCTGTCGTAAATAGCTTTATTGATTATATTTTGGAAAACTCAATTGAGTGA
- a CDS encoding carboxymuconolactone decarboxylase family protein, with translation MESERYKTGLAKLSEIDGEQGERVVEALKDISPDFAELLIAFPFGDVYSRPGLDLKSREIATVAALTAMGTAAPQLKVHVQAALNVGCSREEVIEIMIQMAVYAGFPAALNGLFIAKEVFADNGL, from the coding sequence ATGGAATCAGAGAGATATAAAACTGGACTGGCCAAGTTGTCTGAAATTGACGGGGAACAGGGAGAGAGGGTTGTAGAAGCATTGAAAGACATCTCACCGGATTTTGCGGAGCTGTTAATAGCGTTTCCATTTGGTGATGTTTACAGTCGCCCGGGGTTGGATCTCAAGTCCAGGGAGATTGCTACAGTGGCAGCATTGACAGCCATGGGGACTGCCGCACCACAACTAAAAGTCCATGTGCAAGCAGCTTTGAACGTCGGTTGTAGTCGCGAGGAGGTTATTGAAATTATGATCCAAATGGCTGTGTATGCTGGTTTTCCGGCTGCTTTGAACGGTTTGTTCATCGCAAAAGAAGTCTTTGCTGACAATGGTTTATAA
- a CDS encoding NHL repeat-containing protein yields MKHFEHTILLCLLAVPCLLALCPHTALSATTVPLKLYSGLNSPVGIGFDSKRNLYIAEWGAGKVTRIAASGKRSTFADSLNGPSGLAIDKDDNVYVASYSDDLIYKFTPSGQRSFFAQGLATPAGLSFDEKGNLLVANRQTNEILSFSPDLKRQTIATGLQTPVGAVITSRGNYFVSNINGGITLVTPDQKARTINSQLVRPGPGITIDTSDHAYVVDYGSTTVYRIDLTGNLVLIADDLPSPAGITLNNEALYVATWGDGAIYKIDLPKNHKFQNWTYKSAKRIGGHNTYLKIRKPVDSWERNNSLLIRRN; encoded by the coding sequence ATGAAACATTTTGAACACACCATCCTGTTATGTCTTTTGGCCGTACCATGCCTGCTTGCTCTCTGTCCCCATACTGCATTATCTGCCACCACTGTACCTTTAAAGTTATACAGCGGTCTCAATTCCCCTGTCGGAATTGGATTTGATTCAAAGAGAAACCTGTATATCGCCGAATGGGGTGCGGGGAAAGTGACACGCATAGCTGCTTCGGGAAAGAGAAGTACTTTTGCAGATTCTCTCAATGGGCCGTCAGGACTGGCAATTGATAAAGATGATAATGTTTATGTTGCCTCTTACTCAGACGATTTGATTTATAAATTTACCCCATCCGGTCAACGTAGTTTCTTTGCCCAAGGCCTGGCGACACCGGCAGGATTGTCATTTGATGAAAAAGGGAACCTGCTGGTTGCTAATAGGCAAACAAATGAAATCTTATCATTTTCACCCGATCTCAAAAGACAGACAATTGCAACAGGTCTGCAAACTCCGGTCGGAGCAGTTATAACCTCTCGGGGGAACTATTTCGTCTCGAATATAAATGGTGGCATAACTTTGGTTACTCCCGACCAAAAAGCCAGAACAATAAACTCTCAACTTGTTCGACCTGGTCCTGGAATCACAATCGATACCTCTGATCACGCATATGTTGTCGATTATGGCAGCACAACTGTCTATCGTATAGACTTAACAGGAAATCTTGTTTTGATTGCAGATGATTTGCCGAGCCCGGCCGGAATCACGCTGAATAATGAGGCACTTTATGTCGCTACATGGGGAGATGGAGCAATATATAAAATTGATTTACCTAAAAACCATAAGTTCCAAAATTGGACATATAAATCAGCTAAAAGAATCGGGGGACATAATACCTATTTAAAAATACGAAAACCGGTAGACTCTTGGGAGAGAAACAATTCATTATTGATCCGGAGAAATTAA
- a CDS encoding MarR family winged helix-turn-helix transcriptional regulator yields the protein MKKIKQKLHYVLKLAQQMETKPKKYGTDIMLTGVEIHLIELVGDNENSSVTDVAKLFGVTKGAVSQRFKKLEHKELIKKNIDPANASRTVVTLTSKGKVAYFAHKHWHETMDGSYTEYWKTLGPEKVATIEEFLTQIEYFFQHMLAKE from the coding sequence ATGAAAAAAATAAAGCAAAAACTTCACTATGTATTGAAATTGGCCCAGCAAATGGAGACTAAACCGAAAAAGTATGGCACTGATATAATGCTTACTGGCGTAGAAATTCATCTCATTGAGCTTGTCGGAGATAACGAAAACTCCAGTGTGACCGATGTGGCAAAATTGTTTGGAGTGACTAAAGGCGCGGTCTCACAACGTTTCAAAAAGCTTGAACATAAAGAGCTCATTAAAAAAAATATCGACCCGGCCAACGCATCCCGAACAGTTGTAACCCTTACATCAAAAGGTAAGGTAGCGTATTTTGCCCATAAACACTGGCATGAAACCATGGATGGTAGTTACACGGAGTATTGGAAAACCCTTGGGCCAGAAAAAGTTGCTACCATAGAGGAATTTTTAACCCAGATCGAATATTTCTTTCAACACATGCTCGCAAAAGAATAG
- a CDS encoding class I SAM-dependent methyltransferase: MIYENKQHICPVENADSLDNVIRKWLQNPGKILRPYIQPGMSVMDFGCGPGFFTMKMAQMVKDGGTVFAVDLQEGMLQKLKEKIQSTELEDRIKLHQCKESGIGVSESLDFVLAFYVVHEVPDQEAFFYELKSIVKPGGTVLIAEPPFHVSKKAFQKCIQKARKAGFNAEKGPSVILSKTALLSTGQ; encoded by the coding sequence ATGATCTATGAAAACAAACAGCATATATGCCCGGTAGAAAATGCAGACAGCTTAGACAATGTCATCAGAAAATGGCTTCAGAACCCTGGAAAAATCCTCCGTCCCTATATACAGCCCGGCATGTCGGTGATGGATTTTGGCTGCGGCCCTGGCTTTTTCACAATGAAAATGGCTCAAATGGTAAAGGATGGTGGGACGGTGTTTGCCGTAGACCTTCAGGAAGGCATGCTTCAGAAACTCAAAGAAAAAATCCAGTCAACTGAGTTGGAAGATCGTATTAAGCTACATCAATGCAAAGAGAGCGGCATTGGAGTATCAGAATCGCTCGATTTTGTGCTGGCGTTTTATGTGGTTCATGAAGTGCCGGACCAGGAGGCCTTTTTTTATGAGCTAAAATCCATTGTTAAACCAGGTGGCACAGTACTGATTGCAGAGCCTCCGTTTCATGTATCAAAAAAGGCGTTTCAAAAATGCATTCAAAAAGCTCGAAAAGCTGGCTTCAATGCCGAAAAGGGACCGAGTGTTATACTGAGCAAGACAGCTTTGTTGAGTACTGGTCAATAG
- a CDS encoding GFA family protein, with translation MSIKPGSCLCGEVSFEIEGDFDNLYLCHCSRCRKDTGSAHGANLFSSTAKLKWLSGFDKVTNFTLPSTQHNKSFCSICGSALPNIQRGGQLLMVPAGSLDCDLHITPTSHIFISSKANWDKDLHKFPMIETLPT, from the coding sequence ATGAGTATAAAGCCAGGATCATGTCTTTGTGGTGAGGTCTCTTTTGAAATAGAAGGTGATTTTGATAATCTTTACCTTTGTCATTGCAGTCGGTGTCGAAAAGATACAGGCTCAGCTCATGGAGCCAATCTTTTTTCGTCTACTGCCAAGCTGAAATGGTTGTCAGGATTCGATAAGGTCACAAATTTTACATTGCCTTCAACTCAGCACAACAAATCATTTTGCTCAATTTGTGGGTCGGCACTTCCAAATATTCAAAGGGGAGGTCAACTTCTAATGGTTCCTGCGGGAAGCCTTGATTGTGACCTCCATATCACACCTACCTCTCATATTTTTATTTCCAGCAAAGCAAATTGGGATAAAGATCTTCATAAATTTCCTATGATAGAGACTTTGCCGACATAA
- the hisG gene encoding ATP phosphoribosyltransferase, with the protein MSYGKKEGVLYFGIPSGSLNEQVLRLLAKSGRPLKAGRQYELQGPYDKDVVFRVLDRKEMPQKVADGIVDCGITGKDYIFEADREQEVEVLGDFIFSKYTNQPSRLVLASRPELGIEKPEDCQGRIIATELPNLTKRRMAELYGIEDIKILHSEGKTEAKVNMGECDAFTDITETGATLKANGNNIVAELFTSNPQLIANRDAVKDIAKFEKMEDIRMCIDAVLQAEREPVYMVFMDVPTAVLSEVEKMLPSVISPTVSPVVDETWRSVAAVIRESQLNILAPKLLRLGVDGIVPIPAPKVFTQDMVKANHF; encoded by the coding sequence ATGTCTTATGGCAAAAAAGAGGGTGTTCTCTATTTCGGGATACCGTCAGGAAGTTTGAACGAGCAGGTTTTGCGTCTTCTGGCTAAATCGGGACGACCATTAAAAGCGGGTCGACAATATGAGCTACAGGGGCCATACGATAAAGATGTGGTTTTCCGGGTGCTGGATCGTAAAGAGATGCCCCAGAAGGTTGCGGATGGCATTGTCGATTGTGGTATTACCGGTAAGGATTATATTTTCGAAGCTGATCGCGAACAAGAGGTTGAGGTGTTGGGTGATTTCATCTTCTCCAAATATACCAATCAGCCGTCCCGTTTGGTTCTCGCCAGTCGCCCGGAGCTGGGGATTGAAAAGCCTGAAGACTGTCAGGGGAGAATAATCGCAACAGAATTGCCAAATCTGACCAAACGGCGGATGGCGGAATTGTATGGTATTGAAGATATTAAAATTCTTCACAGTGAAGGCAAAACCGAGGCCAAGGTGAATATGGGTGAATGTGATGCTTTTACCGATATTACTGAGACCGGCGCGACGTTAAAGGCCAATGGGAACAATATTGTTGCTGAATTGTTCACCTCGAATCCGCAGTTGATAGCTAATCGTGATGCCGTAAAAGATATCGCTAAATTCGAAAAAATGGAAGATATCCGCATGTGTATTGACGCGGTTCTCCAGGCAGAGAGGGAGCCGGTCTATATGGTGTTTATGGACGTGCCGACTGCAGTGCTGTCCGAGGTCGAGAAGATGTTGCCGTCGGTTATTTCGCCGACTGTCAGTCCGGTGGTCGATGAAACTTGGCGGAGTGTTGCTGCGGTTATCCGCGAATCGCAGTTAAATATTCTGGCACCAAAACTGTTACGGTTAGGCGTTGACGGGATTGTGCCGATTCCAGCACCGAAGGTGTTTACGCAGGATATGGTGAAAGCCAACCATTTTTAA
- a CDS encoding phosphoribosyl-AMP cyclohydrolase, with amino-acid sequence MANKVLEEGTELQIDFEKRGGLIPAVVQDVADGRILMVAYANELALQTSFEKGMATFWSTSRNELWTKGETSGDFLKIVEILTDCDQDAIIYRVVPQGGGSCHTKDPDTGKTRETCFYRKIDLKSKNLEML; translated from the coding sequence ATGGCTAACAAGGTATTAGAAGAAGGAACAGAATTACAGATTGATTTTGAAAAGCGTGGCGGTTTGATTCCTGCTGTGGTTCAGGATGTCGCCGATGGTCGGATCCTGATGGTCGCTTACGCCAACGAACTGGCGTTGCAGACATCTTTCGAAAAGGGGATGGCCACCTTCTGGTCGACATCACGTAACGAACTCTGGACCAAAGGGGAAACGTCGGGAGACTTTCTCAAGATTGTTGAGATTCTGACCGACTGTGACCAGGATGCGATAATTTATCGTGTCGTTCCGCAGGGTGGCGGTTCCTGCCACACCAAAGACCCGGACACCGGAAAAACCCGTGAGACTTGCTTTTATCGCAAGATTGATCTGAAAAGTAAAAATCTGGAAATGCTTTAA
- a CDS encoding arsenate reductase ArsC → MKRVLFVCVENANRSQMAEAFARMLGGDSIEVFSAGSQPSGKVNPKAVASMRELAYDLSVHDSKSLDDLPDVEFDFVATMGCGDACPMVRSRKREDWFIPDPKNLPPDEFREVRDLIRDKVRVALEDLGVTSGVGLPGDKGI, encoded by the coding sequence GTGAAACGAGTATTATTCGTATGTGTTGAAAATGCGAATCGAAGTCAGATGGCGGAGGCTTTTGCCCGGATGCTGGGCGGAGATTCCATCGAAGTCTTTAGCGCAGGATCTCAACCGTCGGGGAAGGTGAATCCAAAAGCGGTCGCATCCATGCGTGAATTGGCGTACGATTTGTCTGTCCATGATTCAAAGTCGTTAGATGATCTCCCGGATGTGGAATTTGATTTCGTGGCAACGATGGGGTGCGGGGATGCTTGTCCCATGGTTCGATCCAGGAAACGCGAAGACTGGTTCATACCCGACCCGAAGAACCTTCCACCTGATGAATTTCGAGAGGTTAGAGATTTGATTCGTGACAAGGTCAGGGTTGCATTAGAAGATTTGGGTGTCACTTCAGGTGTCGGCTTGCCGGGCGACAAAGGGATTTAA
- a CDS encoding LysE family translocator encodes MESTSYWLLFFSAAFAINISPGPDLIYILSKTIAQGRKIGIISSLGIWSGALVHVFAAALGLSAILATSALAFSLVKYIGAAYLVFLGIQALRSKGISFEMPVVSGSEVTAWKAFRQGALVDILNPKVAIFFMAFLPQFIRPELGHNSVQIIILGALVILVAIPVEFLVVLTAAQTTGFFRKNRRLSVWLDRILGSVLIGLGIRLALTENHNS; translated from the coding sequence ATGGAATCGACGTCTTATTGGTTATTATTTTTTTCTGCAGCATTTGCAATTAATATATCGCCTGGTCCGGATCTGATTTATATTTTATCCAAAACCATAGCTCAAGGCCGAAAAATCGGGATTATTTCGTCACTGGGAATCTGGAGTGGGGCGTTGGTCCATGTTTTTGCAGCTGCTCTGGGTTTATCCGCTATCCTTGCCACTTCAGCCTTAGCTTTCAGTCTCGTAAAATATATTGGTGCTGCGTATCTGGTTTTTCTGGGGATACAGGCGTTGAGATCTAAAGGGATATCCTTTGAAATGCCAGTAGTCAGCGGGAGTGAAGTCACGGCCTGGAAAGCATTTCGGCAAGGGGCATTAGTCGATATTTTAAATCCCAAAGTGGCGATATTTTTCATGGCTTTTTTACCGCAATTTATTCGCCCGGAGCTTGGTCACAATTCTGTTCAGATTATTATCCTTGGGGCTCTTGTCATTCTGGTCGCCATTCCTGTTGAGTTTCTTGTGGTCCTTACTGCGGCGCAGACAACCGGTTTTTTCCGTAAGAATCGCAGATTATCTGTCTGGTTGGATCGGATATTGGGCTCCGTCCTCATTGGTCTAGGTATCCGTCTGGCTTTGACCGAGAACCACAATTCCTGA
- a CDS encoding VOC family protein, protein MKISRVTILTLGVADLDKATTFYHAVLGTPPNIADGITFIQLPGTWLALYPFEKLAEDISPDVPVTRSGFNGVTIAHNAHNKNDVVEILSRAEAAGARIVKAPQETFWGGFSGYFSDLDGYYWEVAWGPMFEFTENGEMKFKEEA, encoded by the coding sequence ATGAAAATTTCAAGAGTGACAATTTTAACGCTTGGCGTCGCTGATTTAGACAAAGCGACAACTTTTTATCATGCTGTGCTTGGCACACCTCCGAATATAGCGGATGGGATCACTTTTATCCAACTTCCTGGCACCTGGCTTGCTCTCTATCCTTTTGAAAAGCTGGCGGAAGACATTTCTCCCGACGTCCCCGTCACCCGGAGCGGGTTTAATGGCGTGACCATTGCTCACAATGCTCATAACAAGAACGACGTGGTTGAGATCTTAAGCCGTGCGGAAGCGGCAGGAGCCAGAATTGTAAAAGCACCGCAAGAGACTTTCTGGGGAGGATTCAGCGGATATTTTTCTGATCTTGATGGTTATTACTGGGAGGTGGCTTGGGGGCCAATGTTTGAGTTTACAGAGAATGGTGAAATGAAATTTAAAGAGGAGGCATAA
- a CDS encoding PQQ-dependent sugar dehydrogenase encodes MQSFRFVSYVSLIFVLLSCNAYAWSFGNTIKGNAGSSLQAESFGSFNEPWAMTFLPSGNLLVTEKRGSMLLVHLDDRSNVPVKGLPEVAYSGQGGLGDIILHPQYEKNHWIYLSYAEQDGAGKRGAVVARARLDPASVKPELEDFEVIWRQQPKVTGSGHYSHRLAFSPDGYLFITSGERQKQAPAQSWEQNLGKVIRVYEDGSVPPDNPFQDKGELAKSFWTLGHRNLLGIAFDKQGQLWTHEMGPRDGDEFNLIIAGDNYGWPIVSWGDQYSGISIPDHDTRPEFHQPEAYWVPTIAPSGLIIYSGSMFPEWQGDAFIGGLRSKSLLRIKIEGEQAKEVERFAMDKRIREVEQGPKGAIWVLEDQNGGRLLRLTP; translated from the coding sequence ATGCAATCATTTCGTTTTGTGAGTTACGTATCCCTTATATTCGTCCTGCTCTCATGCAATGCCTATGCATGGTCGTTTGGAAACACGATTAAGGGCAATGCCGGTTCAAGTCTTCAAGCTGAGAGCTTTGGATCATTCAATGAGCCTTGGGCTATGACTTTTTTACCGAGCGGGAACCTCCTGGTCACTGAAAAAAGGGGGTCTATGCTTCTGGTCCATCTGGATGATCGTTCCAATGTACCGGTTAAAGGTTTGCCTGAGGTCGCTTATAGTGGGCAGGGTGGTTTGGGTGATATCATTCTTCATCCTCAATATGAGAAAAACCACTGGATATACTTGTCGTATGCTGAACAGGATGGGGCAGGAAAAAGGGGAGCGGTTGTTGCACGTGCCCGACTTGATCCTGCTTCAGTAAAGCCAGAACTGGAAGACTTTGAGGTCATCTGGAGGCAACAGCCCAAAGTTACCGGTAGCGGGCATTACTCCCACCGGTTGGCATTCAGTCCGGATGGCTATCTATTTATTACTTCCGGGGAGCGACAAAAACAGGCACCAGCCCAAAGTTGGGAGCAGAATCTGGGCAAGGTCATCAGGGTGTACGAGGACGGATCGGTGCCGCCCGACAATCCGTTTCAGGATAAGGGAGAGCTTGCAAAATCGTTCTGGACTCTCGGGCATCGTAATCTGCTTGGGATCGCTTTTGACAAGCAAGGACAGCTTTGGACTCATGAAATGGGCCCTAGAGACGGTGACGAATTCAACCTGATCATTGCTGGCGATAATTATGGATGGCCCATTGTTTCCTGGGGCGATCAATACTCCGGTATCTCCATTCCTGATCATGACACCCGCCCGGAGTTTCACCAACCCGAAGCCTATTGGGTGCCGACTATCGCACCCTCGGGGCTGATAATCTACTCCGGCTCCATGTTTCCGGAGTGGCAGGGAGACGCTTTTATCGGTGGACTTAGATCCAAATCCCTGCTGCGAATAAAGATTGAGGGTGAGCAAGCCAAAGAGGTTGAACGTTTTGCCATGGATAAACGTATCCGCGAGGTTGAACAGGGTCCCAAAGGGGCTATATGGGTTCTGGAAGATCAGAATGGTGGACGTCTGTTACGGCTCACTCCATAG
- a CDS encoding NYN domain-containing protein: MKDIDSEKKIAVLIDAENAQYSVLGAVLSELSKHGHIITKRAYGDWSSNHLKNWKQPLNELAINPVQQFSYTQGKNSSDAAMIIDAMDLLYSGKFDSFALVSSDSDFTKLASRLKESQIYVFGVGEKKTPTAFRNACDDFISTEVIKTPDSDKQDSQDEASTSKSQKKSKQELRGDTKLVNILRNAVTEYENDDGWAHLASCGQLIKKQFPDFDPRSYGYRTLTLLIEETELFEIERRQSGSGTVHDIYVKDKRK, translated from the coding sequence ATGAAAGACATAGACTCTGAGAAAAAAATCGCTGTTTTGATCGATGCCGAAAATGCGCAATATTCCGTCCTTGGGGCGGTATTATCAGAGTTATCAAAGCATGGGCATATTATTACCAAAAGAGCCTATGGCGATTGGAGCAGCAATCATCTGAAAAACTGGAAGCAGCCTTTAAACGAGCTTGCCATCAATCCGGTGCAACAATTTTCTTACACTCAGGGGAAAAATTCTTCTGACGCTGCGATGATCATTGATGCCATGGATTTATTGTATTCCGGCAAGTTTGATTCATTCGCTCTTGTCTCAAGTGACAGTGATTTCACAAAACTGGCTTCAAGACTGAAAGAATCTCAGATTTATGTTTTTGGAGTTGGCGAGAAAAAAACCCCTACAGCTTTCAGAAACGCATGTGACGATTTTATCTCAACGGAGGTCATTAAAACTCCTGATTCAGACAAACAAGACTCACAGGATGAGGCGAGCACCAGTAAAAGTCAGAAAAAATCAAAACAGGAGCTGCGTGGCGATACCAAGCTCGTCAATATTTTAAGAAATGCAGTAACTGAATATGAAAATGATGATGGCTGGGCTCATCTCGCAAGTTGCGGTCAACTGATTAAAAAGCAATTTCCGGATTTCGATCCAAGGAGCTATGGCTATCGCACCCTGACTCTCTTGATAGAGGAAACCGAGTTGTTTGAAATTGAACGGCGCCAATCGGGCAGCGGCACTGTGCATGATATTTACGTCAAAGATAAAAGAAAATAA
- the dnaB gene encoding replicative DNA helicase — translation MDENHGHRLPPQNLEAEMSVLGGVLLENEALNRALEFLTVDDFYRGSHRKIFNALILLSEKSEPADLVTLTAVLKDRGELEEVGGSTYLATLVDYVPTAANISYYCKLVKEKSVARKLIEASTAIATRGYDGGDMEEILDQAEKSIFEISENRMRPSYFPVRDILKDTFKSIEALYERKELVTGVPTGYHDLDKMTAGLQPSDLIIVAGRPSMGKTAFALNLVEYATAHADNSVPAVIFSLEMSKEQLVQRMLCSLAKVDAGRLRTGHLGESDWPKLTMAAGQLNETQLFIDDTPAISVLELRSKARRLKAEHGLGLIIVDYLQLMRGSNPESRQQEISEISRSLKALAKELALPVVALSQLNRSLESRTDKRPMMADLRESGAIEQDADVIMFVYREAVYCEDCKSRERTCEKGHDKDAELIIGKQRNGPIGTVHLTFRGEFTRFENQAQRDDYQ, via the coding sequence ATGGACGAAAATCACGGTCATCGCTTACCACCACAAAACCTGGAAGCAGAAATGTCGGTACTGGGTGGGGTGTTGCTCGAAAACGAGGCGCTCAACCGCGCTCTGGAATTTTTGACGGTTGATGATTTTTACCGTGGCAGTCATCGTAAAATTTTCAATGCTCTGATTCTCCTTTCCGAAAAAAGTGAACCGGCAGACCTGGTGACTTTGACTGCCGTTCTCAAAGACCGTGGTGAGCTTGAAGAAGTCGGGGGAAGTACCTACCTGGCAACTCTGGTTGACTATGTGCCAACCGCAGCCAATATCAGTTACTACTGTAAACTGGTGAAAGAAAAATCGGTCGCGCGAAAACTGATAGAGGCTTCGACCGCCATCGCTACCCGCGGTTATGACGGCGGGGATATGGAGGAAATTCTCGATCAGGCCGAAAAGTCAATTTTTGAAATTTCTGAAAACAGGATGCGCCCCTCTTATTTCCCGGTACGGGATATTCTTAAAGATACCTTTAAGTCGATAGAAGCACTCTATGAGCGTAAAGAACTGGTGACCGGGGTTCCGACGGGTTACCATGATCTGGATAAAATGACGGCCGGTTTGCAGCCGAGTGATTTGATTATCGTTGCCGGGCGTCCTTCTATGGGGAAAACGGCTTTTGCTCTGAACCTGGTTGAATATGCAACTGCACATGCTGATAATTCGGTTCCTGCAGTCATTTTTTCTCTGGAAATGAGTAAAGAACAGTTGGTGCAGAGGATGCTCTGTTCTTTGGCTAAAGTTGATGCCGGGCGGCTGAGAACCGGACATCTCGGCGAGTCGGACTGGCCGAAATTGACCATGGCAGCGGGGCAATTGAATGAGACGCAACTTTTTATTGACGACACCCCGGCGATTTCAGTTCTGGAACTACGTTCAAAGGCCCGCCGGTTGAAAGCTGAACATGGTCTGGGGCTGATTATTGTCGACTACCTGCAATTGATGCGGGGCAGTAATCCGGAAAGTCGGCAGCAGGAAATTTCTGAAATTTCCCGTTCTCTCAAGGCTCTGGCTAAAGAACTGGCTCTGCCGGTTGTTGCTCTCTCTCAGCTGAATCGTTCTCTGGAAAGTCGCACCGATAAGCGGCCGATGATGGCAGATTTACGTGAATCAGGTGCGATTGAACAAGATGCCGACGTGATCATGTTTGTCTATCGAGAAGCGGTATATTGTGAAGACTGTAAAAGTCGGGAACGGACCTGCGAAAAAGGGCATGATAAGGATGCTGAACTGATTATCGGGAAACAGAGGAATGGTCCTATCGGGACGGTGCATCTGACTTTCCGAGGGGAATTTACCCGCTTTGAAAATCAGGCTCAGCGTGATGATTATCAGTAG
- a CDS encoding helix-turn-helix domain-containing protein, which yields MKTAQILGINRNTLRKKIKTLEINVKRGDS from the coding sequence ATCAAAACAGCCCAGATTCTGGGGATCAACCGCAACACCTTAAGAAAAAAAATAAAAACCCTGGAAATCAATGTCAAACGCGGGGACTCATAG